From Aedes albopictus strain Foshan chromosome 1, AalbF5, whole genome shotgun sequence, one genomic window encodes:
- the LOC134284916 gene encoding basic proline-rich protein-like — protein sequence MSVAYSQQQQSQQPPNPGNRGGPGGPMNRGQGPPPSPMHIQKILDENAGLIQTIQDFQNMGKAHECMSYHVALHRNLVYLANLADPQHNIQALLPPPHVLQHGSGPPMHGVPPGAAAPGPMPGHEGDPTHGPQAQTPGPNQSAAPGGAPPGGPEQPPPSVPNAQPPSQPPTSQAHPPPPNQQPVGSYRGGPQAPPPTSSAGQTASNQGPPVPGQPGRPGVPPQQAPMPQQNQGYPPQRGPYQQHGHYPGYPPPNQPYQGQPGYPPYGPPNPAQGYPPNAPQSYHHGGMPPTTSGSGPPQGSPYPSAGPPQGPQGGPQQGSYQQGPPNAPASQPQMYGPPGQYPPQPAGGPPMPHAYPGYGSPNPPNAYGQPPSGYPPAGGQPSYPPPQQQYPSGYPSSQPVPHGPPTPSIPTSAPSQPTPPASAPSTQSSGAPTYTNQSSPAPGQTSSPSPSSNAPPASVSHAAMPPTTSTGYASAAPGAPGPVPPQAYTSPPATAGHPPQGSYPQPQAPPGQQPPGPPQSYGATPPSTQHQQPPGSYPQAAPGGPQGQGPPPGPAPYPPHGYHQQAYSPIPPPQGQYQQAAQGYQYQRPPGGQMPPPGPQGPPPQGAYGYGYGQPPQ from the exons ATGTCGGTCGCTTACTCCCAGCAG CAACAATCTCAACAGCCACCCAACCCGGGCAATCGCGGCGGCCCCGGCGGGCCGATGAACCGTGGCCAGGGCCCTCCGCCCAGTCCGATgcacatccagaaaatcctggatgaaaacGCCGGGCTGATCCAGACCATCCAGGACTTTCAGAACATGGGCAAGGCGCACGAGTGTATGTCGTACCATGTGGCGTTGCATCGGAACTTGGTTTATTTGGCCAATCTGGCCGATCCGCAGCATAACATTCAGGCGTTGCTACCG CCCCCTCATGTGCTTCAACATGGCAGTGGTCCTCCAATGCACGGAGTCCCTCCGGGTGCTGCGGCCCCAGGGCCAATGCCAGGACACGAAGGAGATCCAACTCATGGACCCCAAGCTCAAACTCCAGGGCCGAACCAATCAGCTGCTCCAGGAGGAGCACCTCCCGGTGGACCGGAACAGCCTCCACCATCGGTGCCGAACGCTCAGCCACCATCTCAACCACCAACTAGCCAGGCTCATCCGCCACCTCCGAATCAACAACCGGTGGGTAGTTATCGTGGAGGACCGCAAGCGCCTCCACCGACGTCTTCTGCTGGACAAACTGCTTCCAACCAGGGGCCCCCGGTTCCGGGACAACCTGGCAGACCGGGCGTCCCACCACAACAAGCCCCGATGCCACAGCAGAATCAAGGTTATCCGCCGCAACGTGGTCCTTATCAGCAGCATGGACATTATCCTGGTTATCCACCGCCAAACCAACCCTACCAAGGCCAACCAGGATATCCACCGTATGGCCCTCCGAATCCTGCCCAGGGTTATCCACCTAATGCTCCCCAATCCTACCATCACGGCGGAATGCCTCCAACGACGTCCGGATCGGGTCCACCACAAGGATCTCCATACCCCAGTGCTGGACCTCCCCAAGGACCTCAAGGTGGACCGCAACAGGGAAGCTATCAACAAGGACCTCCTAACGCTCCAGCATCACAACCGCAAATGTATGGCCCACCCGGACAGTATCCTCCACAACCTGCAGGAGGGCCTCCGATGCCTCATGCATATCCAGGTTATGGCAGCCCGAATCCTCCAAATGCCTATGGTCAGCCACCTTCCGGATATCCACCAGCAGGCGGTCAACCAAGCTATCCTCCACCACAACAACAGTATCCTTCCGGCTACCCATCAAGTCAACCCGTTCCACATGGTCCGCCAACACCGTCAATTCCAACTAGTGCTCCGAGTCAGCCAACTCCTCCAGCCAGTGCTCCATCAACTCAGTCAAGCGGCGCTCCTACTTACACTAACCAGTCCAGTCCAGCACCCGGTCAAACGTCTTCACCCAGTCCAAGCTCAAATGCTCCACCAGCAAGCGTTTCGCACGCCGCGATGCCTCCAACGACTTCCACCGGATATGCATCGGCAGCTCCCGGAGCTCCTGGGCCAGTACCCCCACAAGCTTACACATCTCCTCCAGCCACTGCTGGACATCCTCCGCAGGGTAGCTATCCACAACCGCAAGCTCCCCCTGGTCAGCAGCCTCCGGGTCCGCCGCAGTCATACGGAGCTACACCACCATCAACTCAGCATCAGCAGCCACCCGGCAGTTATCCCCAGGCCGCTCCCGGAGGACCCCAAGGACAAGGACCGCCGCCCGGTCCGGCACCGTATCCTCCACATGGCTACCACCAGCAAGCCTATTCCCCGATTCCGCCGCCACAAGGCCAGTATCAACAGGCGGCCCAAGGCTACCAATATCAGCGCCCGCCCGGTGGCCAAATGCCTCCGCCAGGACCGCAGGGACCTCCACCGCAAGGAGCCTACGGATACGGCTACGGACAACCGCCCCAGTAA
- the LOC109397917 gene encoding uncharacterized protein LOC109397917, with protein sequence MHSPRDVFTFYDPATKIWRGNNIQPLYNPNQSLGAFMLTVLNHNPQQIAQISVDTGARVTCGEMRLRTIRVAQNLTRMGYGPGNVFTMAVRNDEHAAPVLFACFALGIPVNTLDASFKRDDLSHMLSLVRSQVVFCDRDTWPEMKIALEMTKNDAVVFMVGEGGSQEGCKHVEELLTETGREDLFVPDHFEDASTRMAVILCSSGTTGKPKGVCLSHANCIANLTNLTETRSTDVMLCFSSLYWLSGMFFLLIGTAVGGTRIITRDVFNPALALNIIEQYKVSVAFFPPAAALELLKHPQAPRTDFSNIRLLFSGGSAVSAELKYALDKLIPHTSSRVGYGMSEIGGIATFSDANIYKAGCAGYLRPLIQAKVVDLNGEALDIGQQGEILLKPVYKFLGYYGNDAATSEMLDPEGWLHTGDIGRFDEDGLLYVVDRKKDIIKYGNYQISPSELEAVIQSIPGVLNCCVTGIPVPGNDLPAALIVKCAEAEVDAEDVHRVMNANLGSYKQLRGGVYFTKELPMTPSGKILRRQCREILIEHYNNSSK encoded by the exons ATGCATTCTCCACGTGACGTCTTCACGTTCTACGATCCTGCCACGAAGATATGGCGAGGCAACAATATTCAACCCCTCTACAATCCGAACCAATCGCTGGGCGCTTTCATGCTGACCGTACTCAACCACAACCCCCAGCAGATAGCCCAAATTAGCGTTGACACCGGCGCTCGAGTGACCTGCGGCGAGATGCGCCTTCGAACGATCCGTGTCGCCCAGAACCTGACACGGATGGGCTACGGACCAGGGAATGTCTTCACCATGGCCGTTCGCAATGACGAACACGCAGCCCCGGTCCTGTTCGCCTGCTTTGCTCTGGGCATTCCGGTCAACACCCTGGATGCCTCGTTCAAACGCGATGATCTAAGTCACATGCTCAGTCTCGTGCGATCCCAGGTCGTATTCTGCGATCGGGACACGTGGCCCGAAATGAAGATCGCTCTCGAAATGACCAAGAACGACGCAGTTGTGTTTATGGTCGGGGAAGGCGGCAGCCAGGAAGGATGCAAACATGTTGAGGAACTGCTGACAGAAACAGGGAGAGAGGATCTTTTTGT ACCAGACCACTTTGAGGATGCGTCCACGCGAATGGCCGTAATTCTATGCTCGTCCGGAACAACGGGTAAACCCAAAGGCGTCTGCCTGTCGCACGCCAACTGTATTGCTAATCTGACTAACCTGACAGAGACCCGTTCGACGGATGTAATGCTCTGCTTCAGCTCGCTCTATTGGTTGTCGGGAATGTTCTTCCTGCTGATTGGAACCGCCGTAGGAGGAACACGGATCATCACGCGCGATGTCTTCAATCCGGCTTTGGCGCTGAACATCATCGAGCAGTACAAGGTTTCGGTGGCCTTCTTCCCGCCCGCTGCGGCTTTGGAACTTCTGAAGCATCCGCAAGCGCCTCGAACGGACTTTTCCAACATTCGTCTACTGTTCAGCGGAGGATCAGCCGTATCAGCGGAGCTGAAATACGCATTGGACAAACTCATACCGCACACAAGTAGTCGCGTGGGCTACGGAATGTCAGAGATTGGAGGCATTGCCACGTTCAGCGACGCGAACATCTACAAGGCTGGCTGCGCCGGATACCTAAGGCCTTTGATACAAGCCAAGGTCGTCGATCTGAATGGGGAAGCATTGGACATCGGCCAACAGGGCGAGATTCTATTGAAACCCGTCTACAAATTCTTGGGATACTATGGAAACGACGCAGCTACCTCGGAGATGCTGGACCCGGAAGGTTGGCTACACACCGGAGATATTGGGCGGTTTGACGAAGACGGTTTGCTGTATGTGGTCGATCGCAAAAAGGACATCATCAAGTACGGCAACTATCAAATTTCTCCCAGCGAGCTAGAAGCCGTCATCCAGTCCATTCCTGGAGTTTTGAATTGCTGCGTTACCGGAATACCGGTTCCCGGTAATGACCTCCCGGCTGCACTGATAGTGAAATGTGCCGAAGCTGAAGTCGATGCAGAAGATGTTCatagagtgatgaatgcaaacCTAGGCAGCTACAAGCAACTTCGTGGAGGAGTGTATTTTACCAAAGAGCTTCCGATGACACCTTCCGGTAAGATTCTTCGAAGACAGTGTCGAGAGATTTTGATTGAACACTACAATAATAGCAGTAAGTAG
- the LOC115254576 gene encoding transmembrane protein 183-like produces MSVCVKVKNSNRGSTNSRDFSIYDFAHSGQSKARAPKSNVLAVNASETDEVLDEEMLSTTTTQRRNDPSGMETAGAPEEVTYCDYTIDIWFLISEHVRPEDVGRFALICRKTAEVVQSAKFWHHLYRKHYDRNVDLPRWLQPDCMVLMKGLRARTVRALYYTYQPFVNRIAASAFTDPHRVTGRQLIFSWYTKCKSGWNYCFKLKTRLIPGSRAAQSARMQEQRESLEYLRDMYANPEEGCQILIITTNTMHLLPQYHEQLTVKSFTQTLAQGFTNYKVRLQMADYSKRIVDEMVFVPVRRVRLLDWWNPEYYREDPTIEKKPAVEEEPDEFQQQQQLEFDPNDVYWHWED; encoded by the exons ATGTCCGTTTGTGTTAAGGTGAAGAACAGCAACAGGGGATCCACCAATTCCAGAG atttttcaatATACGATTTCGCGCACTCGGGTCAATCGAAAGCTCGGGCTCCAAAGTCAAACGTCCTAGCCGTGAATGCGTCCGAGACCGATGAGGTACTGGATGAAGAAATGctctcgacgacgacgacccaACGAAGAAACGATCCAAGTGGGATGGAGACCGCAGGTGCGCCGGAAGAAGTGACCTACTGTGACTATACCATCGACATCTGGTTCCTCATATCGGAGCACGTTCGACCGGAGGACGTAGGGCGTTTTGCACTAATCTGTCGCAAAACGGCCGAGGTAGTACAATCGGCCAAATTTTGGCACCATCTCTATAGGAAGCACTACGATCGGAATGTGGACCTTCCCCGGTGGCTCCAGCCGGACTGTATGGTACTGATGAAAGGCCTCCGGGCACGTACCGTTCGAGCCTTGTACTACACCTATCAGCCGTTTGTGAATCGGATCGCTGCGTCGGCTTTTACCGATCCCCACCGAGTGACAGGTCGGCAGCTTATATTCTCCTGGTACACCAAGTGCAAATCCGGATGGAACTATTGTTTCAAATTGAAAACTCGTTTGATTCCGGGAAGTCGAGCTGCGCAGTCGGCTCGGATGCAGGAGCAACGAGAGTCGCTGGAATATCTACGGGACATGTACGCAAACCCGGAGGAAGGTTGCCAAATTCTGATCATCACGACGAACACCATGCATCTACTGCCGCAGTACCACGAACAGCTAACAGTGAAATCCTTCACACAAACCCTAGCCCAAGGTTTTACCAACTACAAGGTGCGACTGCAGATGGCCGACTATTCCAAACGGATAGTGGACGAGATGGTGTTCGTGCCAGTGCGAAGGGTACGCCTGCTGGACTGGTGGAACCCGGAGTACTACCGGGAGGATCCGACGATCGAGAAGAAACCAGCAGTGGAAGAGGAACCGGATGAgtttcaacagcagcagcagttggAATTCGATCCGAACGATGTATATTGGCACTGGGAGGATTGA